A stretch of the Dasania marina DSM 21967 genome encodes the following:
- a CDS encoding encapsulin-associated ferritin-like protein, with product MSNEGYHEPIEELTNETRDMHRAITSLMEELEAVDWYNQRVDACKDEELKAILAHNRDEEKEHAAMVLEWIRRKDPRFDKELKDYLFTDKPIAHK from the coding sequence ATGTCAAATGAAGGTTATCACGAACCTATAGAAGAGCTCACCAACGAAACAAGAGATATGCATAGAGCGATTACATCACTGATGGAAGAGCTCGAAGCAGTAGATTGGTACAATCAACGCGTAGACGCCTGTAAAGACGAAGAGTTAAAAGCCATTCTTGCTCACAATCGGGATGAGGAAAAAGAGCATGCCGCAATGGTGCTTGAATGGATTAGAAGAAAAGATCCTCGCTTTGATAAAGAGCTAAAAGATTATTTGTTTACAGATAAGCCTATTGCTCACAAATAA
- a CDS encoding cytochrome c, translating into MLKRVIYSVCIAVIVGVGLFSFYAWQPAFTPIAPPAKDQFTQQTIAQGKKLAAAGYCSTCHTLPGGKLYAGNYQMHTAFGVIYSSNITPDVNTGIGSWSEEAFNRAMRTGVSRDGHHLLPAFPFEHFNKLTDSDIKAIYAYIMTSIPAVEQLKKENGIPFPLNLRFLQAGWKLLFADTSRFSPHQDKSAEWNRGAYLAEGVAHCGACHTPRNALGGELYSKMYQGAAIDGWIAPALTSSSSSPLPWRQIDFYEYLRSGNSPFHGSAAGPMAPVVHHGLAALSDSDITSISVYFADHAGNVTDDPAASDTLQIALKTQHKIPDMRIDEGSRLYTITCSACHYSGDPLIKGRPLLSLGSATHLDDATNLINVILDGVRSDQGISSLVMPGFRNALSDNDIAAIAAYLRQSAGEQPWPNLIKKVGEIRHQPRFEQ; encoded by the coding sequence ATGCTTAAGCGCGTTATTTACAGCGTATGTATTGCCGTCATTGTTGGTGTTGGACTGTTTAGCTTTTACGCTTGGCAGCCAGCGTTCACACCAATCGCACCTCCCGCCAAAGATCAATTTACTCAACAAACGATTGCTCAAGGAAAAAAGCTAGCAGCGGCAGGATATTGCAGTACTTGTCATACGTTACCCGGCGGAAAACTCTATGCGGGTAATTACCAGATGCATACTGCTTTTGGGGTTATTTATTCCAGCAATATCACCCCAGATGTTAATACCGGTATTGGTAGTTGGTCAGAGGAAGCCTTTAATAGAGCCATGCGCACGGGGGTAAGCCGTGACGGCCACCATCTATTGCCAGCATTTCCCTTTGAGCATTTTAATAAGCTGACGGATAGCGACATAAAAGCCATATATGCTTACATCATGACATCGATACCTGCGGTGGAGCAGTTGAAGAAAGAAAACGGTATTCCGTTCCCGTTGAATCTGCGTTTTTTACAGGCCGGCTGGAAACTACTGTTTGCGGATACTTCACGCTTCTCCCCTCATCAGGATAAATCAGCGGAGTGGAATCGCGGTGCATATCTTGCTGAAGGGGTTGCTCACTGTGGAGCCTGCCATACACCGCGTAATGCTTTAGGCGGCGAGCTGTACAGCAAGATGTATCAAGGCGCTGCAATTGATGGCTGGATTGCGCCTGCACTGACCAGCAGCAGTTCGTCACCGCTACCCTGGCGACAAATAGATTTCTATGAATATCTGCGTAGCGGCAATTCACCCTTCCACGGCAGCGCTGCAGGCCCTATGGCGCCAGTAGTTCACCATGGCCTGGCGGCATTGTCGGATAGTGATATTACATCCATCAGTGTTTACTTTGCCGATCATGCGGGCAATGTCACTGATGACCCCGCAGCTAGCGATACCTTACAAATAGCCCTAAAAACACAGCATAAAATACCGGATATGCGTATTGATGAAGGCTCACGGTTATACACCATTACCTGTTCCGCATGCCATTACAGTGGTGATCCGTTAATAAAAGGGCGTCCATTATTGAGCCTAGGTAGTGCAACACATCTTGATGACGCCACCAACCTCATTAACGTGATTCTCGATGGCGTACGCAGTGACCAAGGGATCAGCAGTCTTGTAATGCCAGGGTTTCGTAATGCATTGAGTGATAACGATATTGCTGCCATTGCCGCCTACCTACGCCAATCGGCGGGGGAGCAACCTTGGCCCAATCTGATAAAAAAAGTGGGGGAGATCCGCCATCAACCCCGTTTTGAGCAGTGA
- a CDS encoding (2Fe-2S)-binding protein has protein sequence MAKFIVNGKPVVADVDSDTPLLWVIRDELDMTGTKFGCGIGTCGACTVHIGGRAARSCVTPVSAVEGAEITTIEGLSATGDHPLQISWQKRQVPQCGYCQSGQIMQAAALLKDFPSPTDEDINAVMSGNLCRCMTYVRIREAIHEAAATMKQEARDE, from the coding sequence ATGGCAAAATTTATTGTAAACGGCAAGCCAGTCGTCGCAGATGTTGATAGTGATACCCCACTGTTGTGGGTTATTCGCGACGAGTTGGATATGACGGGCACCAAATTTGGATGTGGTATTGGTACTTGTGGCGCCTGCACGGTGCATATTGGTGGCCGTGCGGCCCGCTCCTGTGTTACGCCAGTATCCGCAGTAGAAGGGGCTGAAATCACCACCATTGAAGGTTTATCGGCAACGGGAGACCACCCGCTACAAATTTCTTGGCAAAAACGCCAAGTCCCCCAATGTGGCTACTGCCAGTCAGGGCAAATTATGCAGGCTGCCGCGTTACTAAAAGATTTTCCCAGCCCAACGGATGAAGACATCAACGCAGTTATGAGCGGCAATCTGTGCCGTTGCATGACCTATGTACGTATTCGCGAAGCAATTCACGAAGCGGCAGCCACAATGAAACAGGAGGCCCGCGATGAGTAG
- a CDS encoding xanthine dehydrogenase family protein molybdopterin-binding subunit, whose translation MSSLRDNKNGINGITRRGFLIGMTAVGVSFGFPRSALAAMDPATNKGSVLPDNGSVYEPSLWYTIDQAGKVKVNIIRSEMGQHVGTAIARILADELEAPWENVEIIHVDSANKWGLMVTGGSWSVSQSWPVYRQAGAAGRTALIEAAAKKWGVSPASCKARNGMVLSGKHKISYGDLVAEGVSRQFTEEELKALTLKPNHELQLVGKQVTSLDIDNKTTGKAVFGIDAKMEGMVYASAIQPPTRYGSSVTSLDDSAAKAVKGYQQSIALDDPSGTVPGWVMVIADSFMAAQKAAKLVKVSWQAGDAVTVSEADIISHGRALLKDNAKGAILDTGTVETASVFAKTTDTIEHEYLTHTVLHAQMEPLNALVCQSEDGFWEIHSGCQWQSLTASVLAAALGVPEEKIIIRAYLLGGGFGRRLNGDYTVPAALASKALGGKPVKLIMTRPQDMLFDSPRSASVQQLKMAFDSAKHVVAMEHHATAGWPTEVMVPVFMPKGVNGVVFDPFSIAGADHWYRVGAQKVRAVSNDLANASFRPGWLRSVGPGWTGWAVESFMDEAAHHAGKDPLEFRLELLTAQGRNAGSGPIAVGGASRQAAVLQQAADMIGWGTQQAEGYGLGIASTFGQERDMPTWVACAVQVHVDKATGLVNVEKLYVVIDAGIIVDPNGAEAQCQGAALWGLSMALFEGTELVNGQFKDTNFDTYTPLRLSQTPEVKVEFIASKAAPSGLGEPAVTPVAPAIANAIYKATGARLRTLPMTPQDIKAAIANV comes from the coding sequence ATGAGTAGCTTACGCGATAACAAGAATGGTATTAACGGCATTACCCGCCGCGGCTTTTTGATTGGCATGACGGCGGTTGGCGTCAGTTTTGGTTTTCCACGCAGCGCCTTGGCTGCCATGGACCCCGCTACGAACAAAGGTAGTGTGTTGCCTGATAATGGCAGTGTTTACGAGCCTTCACTTTGGTACACCATAGACCAAGCGGGTAAAGTTAAAGTCAATATCATCCGCTCTGAGATGGGTCAGCATGTGGGTACCGCCATTGCGCGCATTTTGGCTGATGAGCTGGAAGCCCCTTGGGAAAATGTTGAGATTATCCATGTGGATAGCGCTAATAAATGGGGCTTGATGGTTACTGGTGGCAGTTGGTCCGTGTCGCAAAGCTGGCCGGTTTATCGCCAAGCCGGGGCGGCAGGGCGTACCGCCCTGATTGAGGCGGCAGCTAAAAAATGGGGCGTATCGCCGGCAAGCTGTAAAGCCCGAAATGGCATGGTGTTATCAGGTAAGCATAAAATCAGTTATGGCGACTTGGTAGCTGAAGGCGTCAGCCGGCAGTTTACCGAAGAGGAGCTCAAAGCCTTAACCTTGAAGCCCAATCATGAGCTGCAATTAGTGGGTAAACAGGTAACCTCGCTAGACATCGATAACAAAACCACCGGTAAAGCGGTGTTTGGTATTGATGCCAAAATGGAAGGCATGGTTTATGCCAGCGCTATTCAGCCGCCAACTCGCTACGGCTCTAGCGTTACCAGTTTGGATGATAGTGCAGCTAAAGCGGTCAAAGGTTATCAACAATCGATTGCGCTGGATGATCCTAGTGGCACCGTTCCCGGTTGGGTGATGGTAATTGCTGACAGCTTTATGGCTGCGCAAAAAGCCGCCAAATTGGTCAAGGTATCTTGGCAGGCAGGCGATGCTGTCACGGTGTCAGAAGCCGACATCATCAGCCATGGCCGCGCATTACTGAAGGATAACGCCAAAGGTGCCATCCTAGACACCGGCACTGTAGAAACCGCCAGTGTGTTTGCCAAAACCACTGACACTATCGAACATGAATATCTCACTCACACCGTGTTGCATGCGCAGATGGAGCCGCTCAATGCGCTGGTGTGCCAAAGTGAAGACGGTTTTTGGGAGATCCATTCCGGCTGCCAGTGGCAGTCTCTGACGGCGTCGGTCCTCGCTGCAGCACTCGGTGTACCTGAAGAAAAAATAATAATTCGTGCTTATCTATTAGGCGGTGGTTTTGGTCGCAGGCTGAACGGTGACTACACCGTTCCAGCGGCGCTAGCATCGAAAGCATTAGGTGGAAAGCCCGTTAAGCTAATCATGACTCGTCCGCAGGATATGTTATTCGACAGCCCCCGTTCTGCTTCAGTGCAGCAATTAAAAATGGCGTTTGACAGTGCCAAGCACGTTGTAGCCATGGAGCATCACGCAACAGCAGGGTGGCCGACTGAAGTGATGGTTCCAGTGTTCATGCCTAAAGGTGTAAACGGTGTAGTGTTCGATCCGTTTTCAATCGCCGGTGCTGATCACTGGTACCGTGTTGGGGCGCAAAAAGTACGTGCAGTATCTAATGACTTAGCCAATGCATCATTTCGGCCCGGTTGGTTGCGCTCGGTTGGCCCCGGCTGGACGGGCTGGGCAGTTGAAAGCTTTATGGATGAAGCGGCACACCATGCAGGTAAAGACCCGCTGGAATTCCGCCTTGAACTGCTTACAGCTCAAGGGCGTAATGCTGGCAGTGGCCCTATCGCAGTGGGTGGCGCCAGTCGTCAAGCGGCGGTATTGCAGCAAGCCGCAGACATGATTGGATGGGGTACTCAGCAAGCGGAAGGCTATGGTTTAGGCATCGCGTCAACCTTTGGCCAAGAGCGGGATATGCCAACATGGGTTGCCTGCGCCGTACAAGTACATGTGGATAAAGCCACGGGTTTAGTCAATGTAGAAAAACTCTACGTTGTTATCGATGCGGGGATTATCGTCGACCCCAATGGTGCCGAAGCGCAGTGTCAGGGGGCCGCATTGTGGGGCCTTTCAATGGCGTTATTCGAAGGCACAGAGCTAGTAAACGGGCAATTCAAAGACACTAATTTTGATACCTATACCCCCCTGCGTTTAAGCCA